In a genomic window of Streptomyces roseoviridis:
- a CDS encoding SPW_0924 family protein, producing MRALVAAAIGLVPVLLFMLLVSLVDLPPDGPTSPKPLLTADPGPKK from the coding sequence ATGCGTGCCCTTGTCGCCGCCGCCATCGGACTCGTTCCCGTCCTTCTGTTCATGCTCCTCGTCTCCCTCGTCGACCTCCCGCCGGACGGACCCACCTCGCCCAAGCCCCTGCTGACCGCCGATCCCGGCCCCAAGAAGTGA
- a CDS encoding trypsin-like serine protease gives MTAVRTTTMATAVTAAACAAVVATAIPSAAINSYNAAPAPERTEVGALVATWDNDGDPATPDRVDWVCSGTMIDQDTFLTAAHCTTDWPENVRFHVSLDQDVQGGLDRAAAEHPGDPAAVARAVAVEGRAISHPAYPGPASDDHDISVVELPAAKIKERWSFTPAALPKAGALGALGPRGLNDTDFLVAGYGTQEAQRGPGGHTHPGGGVRMKAPVSFNALNDAWVRLAMTAPQGNGGACYGDSGGPNFAVLGGRLTLVATTITGDGPCYATNVVYRLDTPGARDFLKPYVQLP, from the coding sequence TTGACCGCCGTACGCACCACCACCATGGCCACCGCCGTGACCGCCGCCGCCTGCGCCGCCGTGGTCGCCACCGCGATCCCGTCCGCGGCGATCAACTCGTACAACGCCGCTCCCGCGCCCGAGCGCACCGAGGTCGGCGCCCTGGTCGCGACCTGGGACAACGACGGCGACCCGGCCACGCCCGACCGGGTGGACTGGGTCTGCTCCGGCACGATGATCGACCAGGACACCTTCCTGACCGCCGCGCACTGCACGACCGACTGGCCGGAGAACGTGCGTTTCCACGTCTCCCTCGACCAGGACGTGCAGGGCGGCCTCGACCGGGCCGCGGCCGAGCACCCCGGCGACCCGGCGGCCGTCGCGCGGGCCGTGGCGGTGGAGGGCCGGGCGATCAGTCACCCCGCGTACCCGGGACCGGCCTCGGACGATCACGACATCTCCGTGGTGGAGCTGCCCGCGGCGAAGATCAAGGAGCGCTGGTCCTTCACCCCGGCCGCCCTGCCGAAGGCCGGGGCGCTCGGCGCGCTGGGCCCGCGGGGACTGAACGACACCGACTTCCTCGTCGCCGGCTACGGCACCCAGGAGGCACAGCGCGGGCCGGGCGGCCACACCCACCCGGGCGGCGGGGTGCGCATGAAGGCGCCGGTCTCCTTCAACGCGCTGAACGACGCGTGGGTCCGGCTCGCCATGACGGCGCCGCAGGGCAACGGCGGTGCCTGCTACGGCGATTCGGGCGGACCGAACTTCGCCGTGCTCGGCGGCCGGCTCACCCTGGTGGCGACCACCATCACCGGCGACGGCCCCTGCTACGCCACCAACGTGGTCTACCGCCTCGACACCCCGGGCGCCCGCGACTTCCTGAAGCCGTACGTCCAACTCCCTTGA
- a CDS encoding hotdog fold thioesterase — protein sequence MGEQQHVKFPQEVIDEYASLGVDLPALFSAGHLGNRMGVQILEASAERVVGTMPVEGNTQPYGLLHGGASAVLAETLGSVGSMLHGGVSKIAVGVDLNCTHHRGVRSGLVTGVATPVHRGRSTATYEIVITDEQDKRVCSARLTCMLREIGAKDAGDLPEAGRRDGAGA from the coding sequence ATGGGTGAGCAGCAGCACGTGAAGTTCCCGCAGGAAGTCATCGACGAGTACGCCTCGCTCGGGGTGGACCTGCCCGCGCTCTTCTCCGCCGGGCACCTGGGGAACCGGATGGGCGTGCAGATCCTGGAGGCCTCGGCCGAGCGCGTGGTCGGGACCATGCCGGTCGAGGGCAACACCCAGCCGTACGGCCTGCTGCACGGCGGCGCCTCCGCCGTGCTCGCCGAGACCCTCGGGTCGGTCGGTTCGATGCTGCACGGCGGCGTCTCCAAGATCGCCGTGGGCGTGGACCTGAACTGCACCCATCACCGGGGCGTGCGCAGCGGCCTGGTCACCGGCGTCGCGACGCCCGTGCACCGGGGGCGGTCGACCGCCACGTACGAGATCGTGATCACCGACGAGCAGGACAAGCGGGTCTGCTCGGCCCGGCTGACCTGCATGCTCCGGGAGATCGGCGCGAAGGACGCGGGCGACCTGCCGGAGGCGGGCCGCCGCGACGGCGCCGGCGCCTGA
- a CDS encoding DUF4184 family protein yields MPFTLSHAAAVLPALCKDGTARGPLVASALVAGSFSPDMTYFAATAVPDAMFFGDVTHSLPGIVTVDVLVTAALVALWLLVREPLVALLPERWRGRVYGFVRGRPWRERRPLSLAFWFAVSASLGALTHVVWDAFTHLDRWGTRLIPVLSEVVGGLPVYLYAQYGGSALALLLLGWFTVRALRAAPADVPSPSRVPLPDRRGRLLAAGVIGGCVLAGAAHRVLRWYAYWGRIDSPLDVVPTFCFGAGAGLFLGTVLYGAGVRLLTPGSGPRTEEDRAGAPAAGAEPERSRPGAR; encoded by the coding sequence GTGCCGTTCACGCTCAGCCATGCGGCAGCCGTGCTGCCCGCACTCTGCAAGGACGGCACCGCCCGCGGTCCTCTGGTGGCATCGGCGCTGGTCGCGGGCTCCTTCTCGCCCGACATGACCTACTTCGCGGCCACGGCCGTCCCGGACGCGATGTTCTTCGGTGACGTCACCCATTCCCTTCCCGGGATCGTCACCGTCGACGTGCTCGTCACGGCGGCGCTGGTGGCGCTGTGGCTGCTGGTGCGTGAGCCGCTGGTGGCGCTGCTGCCGGAGCGGTGGCGCGGCCGGGTGTACGGGTTCGTCCGCGGCCGGCCGTGGCGGGAGCGGCGGCCGCTGTCCCTCGCCTTCTGGTTCGCCGTCTCGGCATCCCTCGGGGCGCTGACGCATGTGGTGTGGGACGCCTTCACCCATCTCGACCGCTGGGGCACCCGGCTGATCCCGGTGCTGAGCGAGGTGGTGGGCGGTCTGCCCGTCTATCTGTACGCGCAGTACGGGGGTTCGGCGCTCGCGCTGCTGCTGCTGGGCTGGTTCACGGTACGGGCACTGCGCGCGGCGCCTGCCGACGTGCCGTCACCGTCGCGCGTCCCGCTCCCCGACCGGCGCGGGCGGCTGCTGGCGGCCGGGGTGATCGGGGGCTGCGTCCTGGCGGGCGCGGCGCATCGCGTGCTGCGTTGGTACGCGTACTGGGGCCGGATCGACTCGCCCCTGGACGTCGTCCCGACGTTCTGCTTCGGGGCCGGCGCGGGGCTCTTCCTGGGGACGGTGCTGTACGGGGCGGGGGTGCGGCTGCTGACTCCGGGGTCGGGGCCCCGTACGGAAGAAGACCGCGCCGGAGCCCCCGCGGCGGGAGCGGAGCCGGAGCGGTCCCGCCCGGGAGCCCGCTGA
- a CDS encoding FdhF/YdeP family oxidoreductase: protein MVSKPPAGDPVQDAPRVTAPQHAAAGLPAVAHTLRMAHEQMGVRRTARTLLKVNQKDGFDCPGCAWPEADKRHVAEFCENGAKAVAEEATLRRVTPEFFAAHPVADLAARSGYWLGQQGRITQPMYLPEGAERYEPVSWERAFAIIAEELTALSSPDEALFYTSGRTSNEAAFLLQLFAREFGTNNLPDCSNMCHESSGSALTETLGVGKGSVSLEDLYRADLIVVAGQNPGTNHPRMLSALEKAKAAGARIISVNPLPEAGLERFKNPQTAHGMLKGAALTDLFLQIRIGGDQALFRLLNRLVLETPGAVDEEFVAAHTHGFEEFAAAAREAGWEETLAATGLTRAEIEKALEMVLASERTIVCWAMGLTQHKHSVPTIREVVNFLLLRGNVGRPGAGVCPVRGHSNVQGDRTMGIFERPAPAFLDALDKEFGIVSPRHHGFDVVRSIRALRDGEAKVFFAMGGNFVGATPDTEVTEAAMRNARLTVHVSTKLNRSHAVTGRRALILPTLGRTDKDVQKSGRQFVTVEDSMGLVHASRGNLPPASPHLLSEPAIVARMARAVLGEGSATPWEKFEADYARIRDRIARVVPGFEDFNARLAADPGGFALPHAPRDERRFPTKTGKANFTAAPVEYPRVPQGRLLLQTLRSHDQYNTTIYGLDDRYRGITGGRRVVLVHPEDATALGFADGAYADLVSEWTDGSERRAPGFRVVHYPTARGCAAAYYPETNVLVPLESTADISNTPASKSVIVRLEESAAA from the coding sequence ATGGTCAGCAAGCCCCCGGCCGGCGACCCGGTCCAGGACGCGCCGCGGGTCACGGCGCCGCAGCACGCGGCCGCCGGGCTGCCCGCCGTCGCGCACACGCTGCGGATGGCCCACGAGCAGATGGGCGTGCGGCGGACCGCGCGGACCCTGCTCAAGGTCAACCAGAAGGACGGCTTCGACTGTCCGGGCTGCGCCTGGCCGGAGGCGGACAAGCGGCATGTGGCGGAGTTCTGCGAGAACGGGGCGAAGGCGGTCGCCGAGGAGGCGACGCTGCGCCGGGTGACGCCGGAGTTCTTCGCCGCGCACCCGGTGGCGGACCTGGCGGCCCGCAGCGGCTACTGGCTGGGCCAGCAGGGCCGGATCACGCAGCCGATGTACCTGCCGGAGGGCGCCGAGCGGTACGAGCCGGTGAGCTGGGAGCGGGCGTTCGCGATCATCGCGGAGGAGCTGACGGCGCTGTCCTCCCCCGACGAGGCCCTCTTCTACACCTCGGGCCGCACGAGCAACGAGGCCGCGTTCCTGCTGCAGCTCTTCGCCCGCGAGTTCGGCACGAACAACCTGCCGGACTGCTCCAACATGTGCCACGAGTCCTCGGGCTCGGCGCTCACGGAGACGCTCGGCGTCGGCAAGGGCAGCGTGTCCCTGGAGGACCTGTACCGGGCGGACCTGATCGTCGTCGCGGGGCAGAACCCGGGGACGAACCATCCGCGGATGCTGTCGGCGCTGGAGAAGGCCAAGGCGGCGGGGGCGCGGATCATCTCGGTGAACCCGCTGCCGGAGGCGGGCCTGGAGCGGTTCAAGAACCCGCAGACGGCGCACGGCATGCTGAAGGGGGCGGCGCTCACCGATCTCTTCCTGCAGATCCGCATCGGCGGCGACCAGGCCCTGTTCCGGCTGCTGAACCGGCTGGTCCTGGAGACGCCGGGCGCGGTGGACGAGGAGTTCGTCGCCGCGCACACCCACGGCTTCGAGGAGTTCGCGGCGGCGGCCCGCGAGGCCGGCTGGGAGGAGACGCTCGCGGCGACGGGCCTGACCCGCGCCGAGATCGAGAAGGCCCTGGAGATGGTCCTGGCCTCGGAGCGGACGATCGTCTGCTGGGCGATGGGCCTGACCCAGCACAAGCACTCCGTGCCGACCATCCGCGAGGTGGTCAACTTCCTCCTGCTGCGGGGGAACGTCGGCCGGCCGGGCGCCGGGGTGTGCCCGGTGCGCGGGCACTCCAACGTGCAGGGCGACCGGACGATGGGGATCTTCGAGCGGCCGGCGCCGGCGTTCCTGGACGCCCTGGACAAGGAGTTCGGGATCGTCTCGCCGCGCCACCACGGCTTCGACGTGGTGCGGTCCATCCGGGCGCTGCGCGACGGCGAGGCGAAGGTGTTCTTCGCGATGGGCGGCAATTTCGTCGGGGCGACCCCGGACACGGAGGTCACCGAGGCCGCGATGCGCAACGCGCGGCTGACCGTCCACGTGTCGACGAAGCTGAACCGCTCGCACGCGGTGACCGGCAGGCGGGCGCTGATCCTGCCGACGCTGGGGCGGACGGACAAGGACGTGCAGAAGAGCGGCCGGCAGTTCGTCACGGTCGAGGACTCGATGGGCCTCGTGCACGCCTCGCGCGGCAACCTGCCGCCGGCGAGCCCGCACCTGCTGTCCGAGCCGGCGATCGTGGCGCGGATGGCGCGGGCGGTCCTCGGCGAGGGTTCGGCGACGCCGTGGGAGAAGTTCGAGGCGGACTACGCGCGGATCCGCGACCGCATCGCGCGTGTGGTCCCCGGTTTCGAGGACTTCAACGCCCGGCTCGCGGCCGACCCGGGCGGTTTCGCGCTGCCGCACGCCCCGCGTGACGAGCGCCGGTTCCCGACGAAGACCGGGAAGGCGAACTTCACGGCGGCGCCGGTCGAGTATCCGAGGGTGCCGCAGGGCCGGCTGCTGCTGCAGACGCTGCGCTCGCACGACCAGTACAACACCACGATCTACGGTCTTGACGACCGCTACCGGGGCATCACCGGCGGCCGCCGGGTGGTCCTGGTGCACCCGGAGGACGCGACGGCGCTGGGCTTCGCGGACGGGGCGTACGCGGACCTGGTCAGCGAGTGGACCGACGGCAGCGAGCGGCGGGCGCCCGGCTTCCGGGTGGTGCACTACCCGACGGCCCGGGGGTGCGCGGCCGCGTACTACCCGGAGACGAACGTGCTGGTGCCGCTGGAGTCGACGGCCGACATCAGCAACACCCCCGCGAGCAAGTCGGTCATCGTGCGTCTGGAAGAATCCGCAGCCGCCTAA
- a CDS encoding DUF3068 domain-containing protein, with amino-acid sequence MRRRAGLVLLAFAVFFAAMAPTLRWYAFPRLAKIPPNQYQETVLEARPAVLLDYTTLKAEKVESITIVQTLKGNVEESRRIERDAGRDVVVWDSLSYVLGPDGTMVSKIPERYIFDAHTQDPVHATGEMVDGDPVRREGIEFKWPFLTERRDYRYFDAQTRTSAPIHYKGTRTFRGLEVYYFEQTVPWTQVPMPKTMPVKGITPDVLAKTGLTRWYTTKRMFWIDPVTGAPVNGEEIHKEELRNARALMGQDTVTVFEGHVKMREDYIAYVVELVASNRLMVLLLVSYLPWGFTALALLLLGLSLWLEARSRRTAAEEPAPGPVTAPV; translated from the coding sequence ATGCGCCGCCGAGCCGGCCTGGTCCTGCTCGCCTTCGCCGTGTTCTTCGCCGCGATGGCCCCGACCCTGCGCTGGTACGCCTTCCCCCGCCTCGCGAAGATCCCGCCGAACCAGTACCAGGAGACGGTCCTGGAGGCGAGGCCCGCCGTCCTGCTCGACTACACGACCCTCAAGGCCGAGAAGGTCGAGAGCATCACCATCGTCCAGACCCTCAAGGGCAACGTGGAGGAGTCCCGGAGGATCGAACGCGACGCCGGCCGCGACGTCGTCGTCTGGGACTCCCTCTCCTACGTCCTCGGCCCCGACGGCACGATGGTCTCCAAGATCCCCGAGCGCTACATCTTCGACGCCCACACCCAGGACCCCGTCCACGCCACCGGCGAGATGGTCGACGGCGACCCGGTCCGGCGCGAGGGCATCGAGTTCAAGTGGCCCTTCCTCACCGAGAGGCGGGACTACCGGTACTTCGACGCCCAGACCCGCACCTCCGCGCCCATCCACTATAAGGGCACCCGCACCTTCCGCGGCCTGGAGGTCTACTACTTCGAGCAGACCGTCCCCTGGACGCAGGTCCCCATGCCCAAGACCATGCCCGTCAAGGGCATCACCCCCGATGTCCTCGCCAAGACCGGCCTCACCCGCTGGTACACCACCAAGCGCATGTTCTGGATCGACCCCGTCACCGGCGCCCCCGTCAACGGCGAGGAGATCCACAAGGAGGAACTCCGCAACGCCCGGGCCCTCATGGGACAGGACACCGTCACCGTCTTCGAGGGGCATGTGAAGATGCGCGAGGACTACATCGCGTACGTCGTCGAGCTCGTCGCGTCCAACCGGCTCATGGTGCTGCTGCTCGTCTCCTATCTCCCCTGGGGCTTCACCGCCCTCGCCCTCCTTCTGCTCGGCCTCTCCCTGTGGCTCGAAGCCCGCTCCCGGCGAACCGCCGCGGAGGAACCGGCCCCCGGCCCCGTCACCGCTCCCGTCTGA
- the polA gene encoding DNA polymerase I, whose amino-acid sequence MAETAAKKTDMTEENRPRLLLMDGHSLAYRAFFALPAENFTTATGQPTNAIYGFASMLANTLRDEAPTHFAVAFDVSRKTWRSEEFPEYKANRSKTPDEFKGQVELIGELLDAMHAPRFAVDGYEADDVIATLATQAEADGFEVLIVTGDRDSFQLVSDHTTVLYPTKGVSELTRFTPEKVQEKYGLSPSQYPDFAALRGDPSDNLPGIPGVGEKTAAKWINQFGSFAELVERAEEVKGKAGQNLRDHLESVKLNRRLTEMVRDVELPKTVADLAREPYDRTAVALVLDTLEIRNPSLRERLLAVDPGAAQETAPAPAPGVDLDFTVLGSGELAGWLAEHGGQPLGVATLDSWALGTGNVAEIALASGDGAAAWFDPSELDEADERAWAAWISDPERPKVLHNAKGALRVFPEHGWSIAGVTMDTALAAYLVKPGRRSFALDALAVEYLGRELAPAAPADGQLAFGAEDHAEAEALMTQARAVLDLGTAFEEKLAEVGAKELLHEVELPTSALLARLERHGIAADRDHLEALEQQFAGAVQQAVKEAHASVGHEFNLGSPKQLQEVFFGELNLPKTKKTKTGYTTDADALAWLAAQTEHELPVIMLRHREQARLRSTVEGLIKTVAADGRIHTTFSQTVAATGRLSSTDPNLQNVPVRTDEGRAIRHGFVVGEGFEALMTADYSQIELRVMAHLSEDEGLIEAFTSGEDLHTTVASQVFNVERSAVDAEMRRKIKAMSYGLAYGLSAFGLSQQLGIEPAEARGLMDTYFERFGGVRDYLRRVVDEARATGYTETMLGRRRYLPDLNSDNRQRREAAERMALNAPIQGTAADIVKVAMLRVDRALTEAGLASRMLLQVHDEIVLEIAPGERARVEALVRDQMAHAVDLRAPLDVSVGVGPDWDSAAH is encoded by the coding sequence GTGGCCGAGACAGCAGCGAAGAAGACCGATATGACCGAAGAGAACCGCCCGCGCCTGCTCCTCATGGACGGGCACTCCCTGGCGTACCGGGCGTTCTTCGCGCTGCCCGCGGAGAACTTCACCACCGCGACCGGGCAGCCGACGAACGCGATCTACGGGTTCGCGTCCATGCTGGCGAACACGCTCCGCGACGAGGCGCCCACGCACTTCGCCGTCGCGTTCGACGTGTCCCGCAAGACCTGGCGCTCGGAGGAGTTCCCCGAGTACAAGGCGAACCGTTCCAAGACCCCCGACGAGTTCAAGGGACAGGTCGAGCTGATCGGCGAGCTGCTCGACGCCATGCACGCCCCCCGCTTCGCCGTCGACGGGTACGAGGCGGACGACGTCATCGCCACCCTCGCCACCCAGGCCGAGGCCGACGGCTTCGAGGTCCTCATCGTCACCGGCGACCGCGACTCCTTCCAGCTGGTCAGCGACCACACCACCGTGCTCTACCCCACCAAGGGCGTCTCCGAGCTGACCCGCTTCACCCCGGAGAAGGTCCAGGAGAAGTACGGGCTCTCGCCGTCGCAGTACCCGGACTTCGCGGCCCTGCGCGGCGACCCGTCGGACAACCTGCCCGGCATCCCCGGCGTCGGCGAGAAGACCGCCGCGAAGTGGATCAACCAGTTCGGCTCCTTCGCGGAACTGGTGGAGCGCGCCGAGGAAGTCAAGGGCAAGGCAGGCCAGAACCTCCGTGACCATCTGGAGTCGGTGAAGCTCAACCGCCGCCTCACCGAGATGGTCCGCGACGTCGAGCTGCCGAAGACCGTCGCGGACCTCGCCCGCGAGCCGTACGACCGCACGGCCGTCGCCCTCGTCCTCGACACCCTGGAGATCCGCAACCCCTCGCTGCGCGAGCGGCTCCTCGCCGTGGACCCCGGCGCCGCGCAGGAGACCGCCCCGGCCCCGGCCCCCGGCGTCGACCTCGACTTCACCGTCCTGGGCTCCGGCGAGCTCGCCGGCTGGCTCGCCGAGCACGGCGGGCAGCCGCTCGGCGTCGCCACCCTCGACAGCTGGGCCCTCGGCACGGGCAACGTCGCCGAGATCGCCCTCGCCTCCGGCGACGGCGCCGCCGCCTGGTTCGACCCCTCCGAGCTCGACGAGGCCGACGAGCGCGCCTGGGCCGCCTGGATCTCCGACCCCGAGCGGCCGAAGGTCCTGCACAACGCCAAGGGCGCCCTGCGGGTCTTCCCCGAGCACGGCTGGAGCATCGCCGGCGTCACCATGGACACCGCGCTCGCCGCCTACCTGGTCAAGCCCGGCCGCCGCTCCTTCGCCCTGGACGCGCTCGCCGTCGAGTACCTGGGCCGCGAGCTCGCCCCCGCCGCCCCCGCCGACGGCCAGCTCGCCTTCGGCGCCGAGGACCACGCCGAGGCCGAGGCCCTGATGACCCAGGCGCGCGCCGTCCTCGACCTCGGCACCGCCTTCGAGGAGAAGCTCGCCGAGGTCGGCGCCAAGGAGCTCCTCCACGAGGTCGAGCTGCCCACCTCCGCGCTTCTGGCCCGCCTGGAGCGGCACGGCATCGCCGCCGACCGCGACCACCTGGAGGCGCTGGAGCAGCAGTTCGCGGGCGCCGTGCAGCAGGCCGTCAAGGAGGCCCACGCCTCCGTCGGCCACGAGTTCAACCTGGGCTCGCCCAAGCAGCTCCAGGAGGTCTTCTTCGGCGAGCTCAACCTGCCCAAGACGAAGAAGACCAAGACCGGCTACACCACCGACGCCGACGCGCTCGCCTGGCTGGCCGCCCAGACCGAGCACGAGCTCCCGGTGATCATGCTCCGCCACCGCGAGCAGGCCCGGCTGCGCTCCACCGTCGAGGGGCTGATCAAGACCGTCGCCGCCGACGGCCGCATCCACACCACCTTCAGCCAGACCGTCGCCGCCACCGGCCGGCTGTCCTCCACCGACCCCAACCTGCAGAACGTGCCGGTGCGCACCGACGAGGGCCGCGCCATCCGGCACGGCTTCGTCGTCGGCGAGGGCTTCGAGGCCCTCATGACCGCCGACTACAGCCAGATCGAGCTGCGCGTGATGGCCCACCTCTCCGAGGACGAGGGGCTCATCGAGGCCTTCACCTCCGGCGAGGACCTGCACACCACCGTCGCCTCCCAGGTCTTCAACGTCGAGCGGTCCGCCGTCGACGCCGAGATGCGCCGCAAGATCAAGGCCATGTCGTACGGCCTGGCGTACGGGCTCTCCGCCTTCGGCCTCTCCCAGCAGCTGGGCATCGAGCCGGCCGAGGCCCGCGGCCTGATGGACACCTACTTCGAGCGCTTCGGCGGCGTGCGCGACTACCTGCGCCGGGTCGTCGACGAGGCGCGCGCCACCGGCTACACCGAGACGATGCTCGGCCGCCGCCGCTACCTCCCGGACCTCAACAGCGACAACCGCCAGCGCCGCGAGGCCGCCGAGCGGATGGCGCTCAACGCCCCCATCCAGGGCACCGCGGCGGACATCGTCAAGGTCGCCATGCTCCGCGTCGACCGCGCCCTCACCGAGGCCGGCCTCGCCTCGCGCATGCTCCTCCAGGTCCACGACGAAATCGTCCTGGAGATCGCCCCGGGCGAGCGCGCCCGGGTCGAGGCCCTCGTCCGCGACCAGATGGCCCACGCCGTCGACCTGCGCGCCCCCCTGGACGTCTCGGTGGGCGTGGGGCCGGACTGGGACTCGGCGGCGCACTGA
- a CDS encoding lytic murein transglycosylase: MASHLGRRLRRGATSGAVVAAAVAALAASQGPGSIPPPTDNAGGDLPIGAGDSTTPPDASGPGDSTYYTELPPLNTPNKPGAPSNLPLITGPAQAGIPATVLAAYQRAEQSIRSTDPSCNLPWQLLAGIGKVESGQARGGAVDANGTTTSAILGPALNGVGFANISDTDDGAYDGDKVHDRAVGPMQFIPSTWATWGQDANGDGKKDPNNIYDAAQAAGLYLCANDRNLAVKADLDRAILSYNRSREYLNTVLSWFEYYKRGTHQVPDGTGVLPRDRSDGRVTVPGRTTPSPTAPVTRPPATPKPTPSKPGTPKPTPPTTSPAVKVVRIEKAGPGSLTATAGATFTTRPTVLAVDLAGKPLAGVQVRFRITGDTDARFGIGAREITATTGSTGKAAAPSIKAGERTGSFTVDATVVGRSLKAVAFAATVTERAADILTRIDAKELAATTGGQFDDRITVKATDGGAVASRVALTATFVTAADGSQAADGPFFKTADGTAVRTLTGLKTDADGLLTLPAVYAGDKTGTFLLRLTAPGGGTVTVELKVTAPAPEPTPTPTPTPSPDSSTSPSPTPSTSTPGTTPSS, encoded by the coding sequence ATGGCATCGCACTTGGGCCGTCGGCTGCGCAGGGGAGCCACCAGCGGTGCGGTGGTGGCCGCGGCGGTCGCGGCGCTGGCCGCTTCTCAGGGGCCGGGTTCGATCCCGCCGCCCACGGACAACGCCGGTGGTGACCTGCCGATCGGTGCGGGCGACTCGACCACGCCCCCGGACGCCTCGGGCCCCGGCGACTCGACGTACTACACCGAGCTGCCCCCGCTGAACACCCCCAACAAGCCGGGTGCTCCCAGCAATCTGCCGCTCATCACCGGCCCCGCCCAGGCCGGCATACCCGCGACCGTCCTCGCCGCCTACCAGCGTGCCGAGCAGTCGATCCGCTCCACCGACCCCTCCTGCAACCTGCCCTGGCAGCTCCTCGCCGGCATCGGCAAGGTGGAGTCGGGCCAGGCGCGCGGCGGCGCGGTCGACGCCAACGGCACCACCACCTCGGCGATCCTCGGCCCCGCCCTCAACGGCGTCGGCTTCGCCAACATCTCGGACACCGACGACGGCGCCTACGACGGCGACAAGGTGCACGACCGGGCGGTCGGCCCGATGCAGTTCATCCCGTCCACCTGGGCCACCTGGGGCCAGGACGCCAACGGCGACGGGAAGAAGGACCCGAACAACATCTACGACGCGGCCCAGGCCGCCGGCCTCTACCTCTGCGCCAACGACCGCAACCTCGCCGTCAAGGCCGACCTGGACCGGGCGATCCTCAGCTACAACCGCTCCAGGGAGTACCTGAACACGGTCCTGTCCTGGTTCGAGTACTACAAGCGCGGTACGCACCAGGTGCCCGACGGCACCGGCGTGCTCCCGCGCGACCGCAGCGACGGCCGGGTCACCGTCCCGGGCCGGACCACCCCGTCCCCGACGGCCCCCGTGACCCGGCCCCCGGCCACCCCCAAGCCGACGCCGTCCAAGCCCGGCACCCCGAAGCCGACCCCGCCGACCACGTCCCCGGCCGTCAAGGTGGTACGGATCGAGAAGGCCGGCCCCGGCAGCCTCACCGCCACCGCCGGCGCCACCTTCACCACCCGGCCCACGGTCCTGGCGGTCGACCTCGCGGGCAAGCCGCTCGCCGGAGTCCAGGTGCGCTTCCGGATCACGGGCGACACGGACGCCCGGTTCGGCATCGGCGCGCGCGAGATCACCGCCACCACCGGCAGCACCGGCAAGGCCGCCGCGCCCAGCATCAAGGCGGGCGAGCGCACCGGCTCCTTCACCGTCGACGCCACCGTGGTGGGCCGCAGCCTGAAGGCCGTCGCGTTCGCCGCGACCGTCACCGAGCGCGCCGCCGACATCCTCACCCGCATCGACGCCAAGGAACTGGCGGCCACCACCGGCGGGCAGTTCGACGACCGGATCACGGTGAAGGCCACCGACGGCGGGGCGGTCGCCTCCCGCGTCGCCCTCACCGCCACCTTCGTCACCGCCGCGGACGGCTCGCAGGCCGCCGACGGGCCCTTCTTCAAGACCGCCGACGGCACCGCCGTCCGCACCCTCACCGGTCTGAAGACGGACGCCGACGGGCTCCTCACCCTCCCGGCCGTCTACGCGGGCGACAAGACCGGCACCTTCCTGCTGCGTCTGACCGCACCCGGCGGCGGAACGGTGACCGTCGAACTGAAGGTCACCGCCCCGGCTCCCGAGCCGACCCCCACGCCCACCCCGACGCCGTCGCCGGACTCGTCGACCTCGCCGTCGCCGACTCCCTCCACGAGCACCCCGGGAACCACTCCCTCCTCCTGA